In the genome of Fusobacterium sp. DD2, one region contains:
- a CDS encoding LysR family transcriptional regulator, whose amino-acid sequence MTIRHLKIFLALYQTKSTTLASKKLLVAQPTVSIALKELEDYYNVKFFDRFSQRLHLTQAGEEFYQYAKHIIDLLDETDQRMKEIGENGDLRVGTSITIGNYFLPKYIKAFEKEYPSAKIKVFIDNSNNIVKLLLENKIDIGLIEGQTDNSFILVEPYFDDTLCMVCSPEHSYAKKKEVNPEDILNEKFILREKGSAVRELFDIQMANVGLHVVPIWQSISSNAIIRAVKENIGISVLPYFLVKDHIEKGELCTVKVKKINFSRTFNIICHRNKFHTLFLDRFIEICKKIME is encoded by the coding sequence ATGACAATACGGCACCTTAAGATTTTTTTAGCTCTTTATCAGACTAAGAGCACGACTTTAGCAAGTAAAAAATTACTTGTTGCACAGCCAACAGTGAGTATTGCATTAAAAGAACTTGAGGATTATTATAATGTAAAATTTTTTGACAGATTTTCTCAGAGACTGCATTTAACGCAGGCAGGAGAGGAGTTTTATCAATATGCAAAACATATAATTGACCTTTTAGATGAGACAGATCAGCGGATGAAAGAGATTGGAGAAAATGGAGATCTCCGTGTAGGGACAAGTATTACAATAGGAAATTACTTTTTGCCTAAGTATATCAAGGCATTTGAAAAGGAGTATCCTTCAGCTAAGATAAAAGTATTTATAGACAATAGTAATAATATCGTAAAACTTTTATTGGAGAATAAGATAGATATTGGACTTATTGAGGGACAGACAGATAACTCTTTTATTTTAGTAGAGCCATATTTTGATGATACTCTCTGTATGGTATGCAGTCCAGAGCATAGTTATGCTAAGAAAAAAGAGGTAAATCCAGAAGATATTTTAAATGAAAAATTTATTTTGAGAGAAAAGGGAAGTGCTGTAAGAGAACTTTTCGATATTCAAATGGCAAATGTAGGCCTTCATGTAGTGCCAATATGGCAGAGTATAAGTTCCAATGCAATAATAAGGGCAGTTAAGGAAAATATAGGTATTTCAGTACTTCCATATTTTCTAGTGAAGGATCATATTGAAAAAGGTGAGCTTTGTACAGTTAAAGTAAAAAAAATTAATTTTTCTAGAACTTTTAATATTATATGCCACCGTAATAAATTTCATACACTGTTTTTGGATAGATTCATTGAGATATGTAAGAAAATAATGGAATAA
- a CDS encoding chromate transporter, translated as MKKNKYVTLFISTFIISAFTFGGGYVIISLLKKKFADELQWISENEMLNLASIAQSAPGAVAVNASILIGYKIAGIRGMLVSILATIIPPFTIISILSVFYASVRDNALFANVLKGMQSGVVAVILDVSTNLGSSMYKESGIRSLLFFLAVVLIIYFFKVNIIIVILVCIGIGLAKFLILEGRKKWGI; from the coding sequence ATGAAAAAAAATAAATATGTAACACTTTTTATTTCTACGTTTATAATAAGTGCATTTACTTTTGGTGGGGGATATGTAATAATCTCTTTATTAAAAAAGAAATTTGCAGATGAATTACAATGGATTTCAGAAAATGAAATGCTTAACCTTGCTTCAATAGCTCAATCTGCTCCAGGGGCAGTAGCAGTAAATGCTTCTATTCTTATTGGATATAAAATAGCAGGTATCAGAGGAATGCTTGTTTCTATACTGGCAACAATTATTCCACCTTTTACTATAATTTCAATCCTATCTGTATTTTATGCATCTGTCCGTGACAATGCTCTATTTGCAAATGTTTTAAAAGGAATGCAGTCAGGTGTTGTTGCAGTAATATTAGATGTTTCAACAAACCTTGGATCAAGTATGTATAAAGAATCAGGAATAAGATCTTTACTTTTCTTCTTAGCAGTAGTATTGATTATCTACTTCTTCAAAGTTAATATTATTATAGTTATTCTTGTTTGTATTGGTATTGGACTTGCAAAATTCCTGATATTAGAAGGGAGGAAGAAATGGGGTATTTAG